One Drosophila teissieri strain GT53w chromosome X, Prin_Dtei_1.1, whole genome shotgun sequence genomic window, CAAAGCATATTCGTAATTTGTATGTTCAATCATAGCCGCAGAGGTCGGGGTAATTGCAATGGCTATAACTATGGCCACAgctatttgtatttatttgtcaTCAAGCCCCAGGGGTTGTGAATGCGATCTGAATCAGCGTGGTTACGTTGCTTCCACCGCTTAAAGCTGCCGCTGCGACTAGAATGCGAAGTGGGTGTTGGTCGTTGGTCGGTCTCCTGTAGCTGAAACGTTGTGGTTCGTGTCCGAAATTTGCCATCATTGGGCAGCCTCTCAAGCTGTTCCCCCTGCTTGGAGTCTCCACTAAGCCTGATTCCATTGGTTGTGGTTGAGGTAGCGTATTTGATCCCGCCGATCCAGTCAACAAATCTACCTCCACAGCATTTGAGAAGTTAAGAAGCTGAAAATTGTTGTTATACTTGCAGCAGGAGTGCCTACTAAGCTTTTTAGCTAACAAAGTCCTGCCCTGTTTGCTCAACGAACACTTCACCTTGCCCTCCAGCCTTGCCAGCGGACAGGCACGCAACGAAAGCGGGCCAATTAGTTTGCTTGGACACCAGGGGCGGGCTGGCGGGGCCCCGTCAACTGGCAGCCGGCCAAGGCGCACGCACTGTGGCGTCTCCGTCGCCCCTGGAGCGGGGCATCAGGTGACGTGGGCGGCTGGGGAGGAGGAGGGGTCGGAATATATCGTAGAGATATAGCACTATCGATATAGTGCGTCAgaggcgacgacgacgacgatggcgCGGAAGTAGCTGGCCCCTCTCCTTTGCCAGCAACCTGTGGCCTTGACAGCGCCCGTTTTGATTTATGCGGCATTTTGCAAAAGTCAACAAATGGAATTGAAATGACACAGAAATAATGCCAAGAGAGCTGTTTTCCACTATTCCGATTTCTTTTGCCCCAAGGTCGGGCGCACAAATAGATGTCCCAGTGCCAAGCGCTGGACCTCCGCCGTGGATACAGATTCCATCTGTGCTCCCAGCACCACAAGTGCATCATTTTCCATGTTACCAATTATCGCAAGACGGCTATGGACAAGCACTAGGATCCGAATTCCGACTGAGGTGAGTTATCTTCGTGTTTGCTGTTAGCAGTACGGCTTTTAACTTCAATACGATCAGCTTACTTGTATGTCCCGAAACGGAAACACTTCAAGCAACTGAAACCAAATCGGCATGGGTTCGGTAGGAAGTCGCCAGCTCAATCCCGTCCAACTGTGTGACCACCAGCAGGCCACGGGACTGTCCTccgagcagctggagcagctgcacaCGCGGTTTCGCAGCTTGGATCGCCACCAGCACGGCTATTTGACGCCCACCGACTTGCTGCGCATTCCGCAGCTCTCGCTCAACCCGCTCCACCGCCAGATCATCGACGGCTTCTTCCCCAGCCGTGAGCCTAGCGCGCGTATCGGTTTCAAGCAGTTCGTGGACACCTGCTCCACCATTTTGGTGCCACAGTTTGGCCGCGGCTCAGTGCGGCGGCGCGACGGGCGTGTCCAGAAGCTGCGCCTCCTGTCCAAGATGTTTGACACCCGTCGCAGCGGCTGCATCACACGCTCCGACTTCCGCCAGATCATGCGCAGCATAGTCAATCTGACCTGGAGTCAGAAACAGGATCAGGAACGTCAGGGGGATCCTTCCGATAACCGTTTGCCTGAGGTGGAGGCCGAGCTGCAACTCCTAGAGCAGCAGGCCTTTGGCTTCTCCCGCTGCGACCAAATCTCTTATGCGGAGTTCGAGCAGCGACTGGTTAGTGCGGACGTCGACGGACGGCTGTCGATCTCCAAGTGGCTGGAGGACGATGACGAGGGCGATGCCGAGGCCGAGTCCGGAATGGAACTGCCAGTTGGCTCAAGCCCGTAAAGCACCATGCCCAAGACGTTCATCCTCGTCGTGTTGTGTTTATGTTTTGAATATACCAATCATTTCCTTCAACTGGACGCTTGAGATAGCAATCAGGATCAGAATTCTCCATTTAGCGGGCATTATCGGTGTGTGTACTAGGAAAATTTCAGTCCAAATTGcgcaaatataatttaaatgtttacattttagTCACAAAGGAATCATGTCACGAAATCTTATGcgataaataaaactattataatttgcaacattgaattttcaac contains:
- the LOC122624236 gene encoding calcineurin B homologous protein 1 gives rise to the protein MGSVGSRQLNPVQLCDHQQATGLSSEQLEQLHTRFRSLDRHQHGYLTPTDLLRIPQLSLNPLHRQIIDGFFPSREPSARIGFKQFVDTCSTILVPQFGRGSVRRRDGRVQKLRLLSKMFDTRRSGCITRSDFRQIMRSIVNLTWSQKQDQERQGDPSDNRLPEVEAELQLLEQQAFGFSRCDQISYAEFEQRLVSADVDGRLSISKWLEDDDEGDAEAESGMELPVGSSP